A window from Mytilus trossulus isolate FHL-02 unplaced genomic scaffold, PNRI_Mtr1.1.1.hap1 h1tg000122l__unscaffolded, whole genome shotgun sequence encodes these proteins:
- the LOC134700074 gene encoding uncharacterized protein LOC134700074 yields the protein MHPRSKNGKNALHYAADNNETEVLQILIEFGCEKNLQDINGQTALHIAAQTNSLKVVTFLLNRDCDPNITNVEGKKPIDLTSYKSIKTLFEAFEKNLLPGLPTEVKKFDTKSAQVFASLLEEESYPHFEARVMLAGQQGTGKTTIARYLVGKCPTRIRISTDGIELYNGLSYMDRESKDWLGGHQDFSLEEITFSRSLLKGVKPINVDDTTLTSKDLPVMSQAMSLPASKEKLRRQSKENSMSVTTSEGSEWSKWPECSESDRLSSTKSFKTGLNSSEFQFETVPVNISSIDGNMSQQLVGQLCKQNAKSQCNDENYETVIQDSNRNSGNQSELLVSDGERSGDNRNRQVEQENPTRKDYTDFSIDNCLGENLPYTDISMDDLDRAKSGNAGEVHLKTVTKPGLIRKLKQMFGVSKKVKEVKVSITKENFLKKTSKVGKKQLHNKKIAPIIIWDFGGQDVFYSTHQTFLTYRAIYIIVLDGSRKLDDPCPYEQYLPGKSGHKSGRDYLLFWINTIVTYCKGSVKGFPKILVVLTHKDRVTVNEVEQRRHEIFAEITKMFHQTSFMQHLVLEDKIFVNAQDKYDPEMTNLKGAIISESERQPTWGEPLPKCFIPLELEFASLIRQGNPLITLEHLKKINALQPIRPLSETELKVFLKFQHSIGKLLYFDEHKLDDRIILSPTLLIDAFKSIVTDKRFCQGDKKREELWDVMDKKGVVSKPIIEQIWKKKKYKKFYKDKDYLLDVMTHLDILAEPKKYDLDRNRIPADFYYVASMVRAEDDSGYLQSAGFTTRSIAIAFQSSSLMIPPALSFRFISYCLYIWAVKTYGDTNKDMLFHRSGVFTIDSSLDMYIACEDERIVVRLVHATSNTLIMRDVASSIYECLTSALEKISQLYIRTSSDQTQTSDASFMTRICCNSPNNSCVLPDIDQAQTNQIWICPSHGIEHNIHTITSWIEEKEDEKCKPGCTVTKDEFLKVTPSDIHLRRLSLLYSPFEAKELAIHLGVSNRVVNAILETEDPLTSSFAILLRCRDSRMVTFKDIKEAIESIGKENMQPEKWDLVPTAEHIDRLAPLVGKYSLPFLIELGMDLNTWEQISHRQNKRDLVRLNQDILEEWRFKFCRMHNLKPTLRKIARAFSNIDKNIKLVENTLSDLF from the exons atgcacccaaggtcaaag AATGGAAAGAATGCATTACACTATGCTGCTGATAATAATGAAACAGAagtattacaaattttaattgaatttggatGTGAAAAGAATCTGCAGGACATT aaTGGACAGACTGCGTTACATATAGCTGCACAGACAAATAGCCTCAAAGTTGTTACCTTTTTATTAAACAGAGACTGTGATCCAAACATAACAAATGTTGAG GGAAAGAAGCCAATAGATTTGACCAGCTATAAATCTATCAAAACGTTATTTGAG gcATTTGAAAAGAATCTTTTACCAg GTCTTCCAACTGAAGTTAAAAAGTTCGATACAAAGTCAGCGCAAGTATTTGCTAGTCTATTGGAGGAAGAAAGTTATCCCCATTTTGAGGCAAGGGTCATGTTAGCTGGCCAGCAGGGTACAGGGAAAACGACAATAGCAAGATATCTGGTTGGAAAATGTCCCACTAGAATCAGGATATCGACCGATGGAATAGAACTATACAATGGTCTTTCATATATGGACCGTGAATCAAAAGACTGGCTGGGTGGACACCAAG ATTTCTCATTGGAAGAAATAACCTTCAGCAGATCACTTTTAAAAGGAGTGAAACCTATAAATGTAGATGATACAACGCTAACAAGCAAAGATCTTCCAGTCATGTCACAAGCCATGTCATTGCCGGCCAGCAAAGAAAAACTAAGACGTCaatcaaaagaaaattcaatGTCAGTTACAACATCAGAAGGGTCAGAATGGTCAAAATGGCCAGAATGTTCAGAATCGGATAGGTTGTCTTCCACTAAAAGTTTCAAAACAGGATTGAACAGTTCTGAATTCCAATTTGAAACCGTACCAGTTAATATTAGCAGTATAGACGGGAATATGAGCCAACAACTAGTAGGTCAGTTATGTAAGCAAAATGCAAAATCACAATGCAACGATGAAAACTATGAGACAGTCATACAAGATAGCAATCGTAATTCAGGAAACCAATCAGAACTACTAGTTTCGGACGGAGAAAGGTCAGGTGACAATAGAAACAGACAAGTAGAACAGGAAAATCCAACCAGAAAAGATTATACCGATTTCTCAATAGACAACTGTTTAGGTGAAAATTTGCCATATACAGACATTTCAATGGATGACTTGGATCGTGCAAAGTCAGGAAACGCTGGAGAGGTCCACCTAAAAACTGTAACTAAACCTGGATTGATCAGAAAGTTAAAACAGATGTTCGGGGTTTCGAAAAAAGTTAAAGAAGTCAAAGTATCAATCACGAAAGAAAACTTTCTCAAGAAGACCTCTAAAGTAGGAAAAAAGCAGTTACACAACAAAAAGATAGCACCAATAATTATTTGGGATTTTGGAGGCCAGGATGTTTTCTATTCAACTCATCAGACATTTCTGACATACAGAGCGATTTACATAATTGTACTGGATGGAAGTAGAAAACTTGATGATCCATGTCCGTATGAACAATACCTCCCGGGAAAGAGTGGACATAAATCAGGAAGAG ATTATCTGCTTTTCTGGATCAACACAATTGTAACATACTGCAAAGGAAGCGTGAAGGGATTTCCTAAGATTCTGGTTGTTTTAACTCACAAAGATCGGGTAACAGTT AATGAGGTTGAACAAAGAAGACACGAAATATTTGCAGAAATCACCAAGATGTTTCACCAGACATCGTTTATGCAACATTTAGTCCTTGaggataaaatatttgtaaacgcACAAGACAAATATGACCCCGAAATGACGAATCTCAAGGGTGCTATTATCAGCGAATCAGAGAGGCAACCAACATGGGGTGAACCACTCCCAAAGTGTTTTATTCCATTAGAGTTAGAATTTGCATCTTTAATCAGACAAGGCAACCCTCTGATTACACTAGAGCATCTAAAGAAAATAAACGCATTGCAACCTATTAGACCGTTATCAGAAACCGAGTTGAAGGTATTTCTgaaatttcaacattcaattggCAAGCTGTTGTACTTTGATGAGCACAAATTGGACGACCGTATAATTTTGTCTCCCACTCTTCTCATTGATGCCTTCAAATCAATTGTAACTGATAAAAGGTTTTGTCAAGGAGACAAAAAAAGAGAAGAGTTGTGGGATGTTATGGATAAGAAAGGAGTTGTCTCAAAACCAATAATCGAACAAATTtggaagaaaaagaaatataaaaaattctacAAAGATAAAGATTATTTACTGGACGTTATGACTCACCTGGATATATTGGCAGAACCAAAAAAATACGACTTAGATCGCAACCGTATACCTGCTGACTTCTACTATGTTGCAAGTATGGTACGAGCTGAAGATGATTCTGGATACCTTCAATCAGCTGGCTTTACCACCAGGAGTATTGCCATAGCCTTCCAATCGTCATCATTGATGATACCTCCTGCATTATCTTTTAGATTTATTAGTTACTGTCTATATATCTGGGCGGTGAAAACATACGGAGATACCAACAAGGACATGCTGTTCCATCGGTCAGGGGTCTTTACCATTGATTCGTCTTTAGATATGTACATTGCCTGCGAAGATGAAAGGATTGTTGTCCGTCTTGTTCATGCCACTTCAAACACACTTATAATGAGGGATGTAGCCTCTAGCATCTATGAATGCCTCACATCAGCCTTGGAGAAAATAAGTCAGCTGTATATCAGAACAAGTAGTGATCAGACTCAAACCAGTGATGCATCCTTCATGACCAGGATATGTTGTAACTCACCAAACAACTCATGTGTACTTCCTGACATCGACCaagctcaaacaaatcaaatatggATATGTCCTTCACATGGCATTGAACACAACATACACACAATTACATCGTGGATTGAAGAAAAG GAAGACGAAAAGTGCAAACCAGGGTGCACAG TTACCAAAGATGAATTTCTGAAAGTGACACCATCAGACATACATTTACGACGTCTGTCGTTATTGTACAGTCCATTCGAGGCTAAAGAACTGGCTATACATTTAGGAGTGTCGAACAGGGTAGTTAATGCCATACTGGAAACTGAAGATCCCTTAACATCAAGTTTTGCAATTTTGCTACGATGTCGAGATAGCAGGATGGTGACATTTAAAGACATCAAAGAGGCGATAGAAAGTATTGGAAAAGAAA ACATGCAACCTGAGAAGTGGGATCTAGTACCTACAGCAGAACACATTGACAGATTGGCTCCATTAGTAGGGAAATACTCCCTCCCGTTCCTTATCGAACTTGGAATGGATTTAAATACCTGGGAACAGATCAGCCACCGACAAAATAAAAGAGATTTGGTCAGACTGAACCAGGATATCTTAGAAGAATGGAGATTCAAGTTTTGTAGGATGCACAATCTGAAACCAACTTTGCGAAAAATCGCACGTGCATTCAGtaacattgataaaaatataaaactcgTTGAAAACACATTATCtgatttattttaa